Within the Glycine soja cultivar W05 chromosome 3, ASM419377v2, whole genome shotgun sequence genome, the region ctagtaatgcatcactactagataataacttgcaGATGTTATAGTAGTGATAGATCATTCCCATcgagggtttgatgttattagagaacaagagTCTAATGTTATTAAAAGTAGAATTTTTTGATTCGGGAACAACACATTAAATGGAGGTATGTTGAATACTAAACAGACAGAAAACAACccaaaatgacttacattttattataatttttttaacttgctgaCTTGCTGATTCGGTGGTAAACTCAAGAGTTTTccgagtttacttagagtttataaaTTCTAAGAAAGTCTACTAAAAAGAGAGTTTACACACGAGTCAACTCACAGAGGCTAAGTGGACTTGTAAACTTGTACGAGTTAGCGAGTTAACACGAAAGTTTGATAACCATGAGtaagattttgatttttaatttaggtTGCTATTGTTATGTTTAAAATGTTGAAATATTTTAGTGTTGTatcttaaaatgaaataaaaaatgtaggCTTTGCGAACCAGACCTTAAATGGGCCGGACCAGCCCATATACCCACCCCTAAATATAGtcatatttatgtaaaaatgattttatagaacttaaaagtaaaaataaatattattgaaattttgacTTGTATTTGTGTTAACTACTTGGAGAAAATTATGGCCGTCTATAACGGTCTTGAACATGAACGATGTTTGTTGTCTctatcatatttaaaattattttaatttaggaCATTATTGAGTTTTTAGTATGTTATTTGTAATcactactataaaaaataaaattaattaaaaattatttttttataaaaacatatttaataaattaattttaaacatagaactttataataaatatattaattatttagatgtaaatttattttttagtataaattttaaacCTTTAATAAAGATAGAAATCaatagaatatttatttatgtaattattttagtttttgtatatGATTTTTAACTGAAAATAAGTTTATACAATTTAAAAGTAGAAGTAAGTTAATTAGAAACCAAACCAGTTAAGATTCAAACGCTGATACAAAGATTTGAACTTGATTGGGTaatattttactatattttaGGGATTGAATTTAAAAGATTAAGGACAAAAGAgtcttttgataaattattaattaaaaatcaaaatcaaaatatcagATTTGCAAAGTGATTCGTGgtctttaattgaaaaaataaaaaaattatgcttaTTATTCCTAAATTTAGGAGTGTATTTTTTGTAgtccttaaaatttaaaaatatattttttagtccttcaattttgataaattatatttttaattcttgatataataaattgatattttataacatTCTTTGGCATTTTGTAatggtttttaatattttctgataattgtaaaatataaattcaatcaactaaaaataaaaattaatttatgaaagttAAAAACCATGACAAACTTTTAATTTAtcacatagaataaaaaataatttatcaaaatttagggaaaaataatttttaattttaggaaataaaaaaacacatcctaaaggactaaaatacttaagtaaaaaaattaaaccaaataatCTGATAAGTAAACCGTTCGGTTTTCCCAATTATCTATATGAATTCGTTATCTaagattattttgttgatttttaaaaataatttattttgttcctTTTGGTTACATGATTTGTTTCAACGGGCGACCAGTTTTCGAAAGCCATTACTCTCGTCGCTTGCTCTCTCCGCAGTTTCTACCTTTTTCCTTCGCTCAATTCCCGCCACTTTTCTGCTAATAACAGAGGTACCTCTTCTCTTTCGTGGAATTTCACGTTTTTgttccttctctctcttcttcagCTTCTGCTTTCTCccagtctctctctctctctctctattatGGTAACTGATGCTTTTTGAACTAGTTTTTGCGTTTTCTTGTTTCCACTATAGGTTTCGAGTTTTAGGTAATGGAGTTTTTTtcagttatttaattattactatttgGGTGTGTGTGGTGAATACGCATGGAAATTCTATGCATTTTGTGATGGGGTGTTTTGGCGTTTTTTCATGTTGGTAATTGTATTGATCTAATAACGGTTTGtgggtttagttttttttttagtcttacTTCTAAACTTTTGGAGTTTTAGTGGGGTTTTTTGACGATTGCTATGTCGAATTTGAGTGTGTTTTAGAAAGTGATGTGCATTGCtttgttgattttgattttttgcttTGGAGGTGATTCTAGAAGGCTATATGGCTGAGGAGAAATCAGAGCAGCATTGTTCGGAGAATAAGCAAACTAATGCTAATTCCAGCTCTTCTGTATCAGAAGGCAGTGGCAGTGCTATGCCCAAGTCATCAACGGAACGTAAATCAGCATTGCCATCTAATCGGTAACATTTTTGTTCAAGTTTTCTTGTTCTTCACTTTCACATCATTCAGTGTGCTGTATTTTTTGTTTGCCTATTTGTTATTGCTTAATTTCGCATTTTGTAATAGTAGCTGATTTTACTTTTTGCTTTGGagaatttctctttttcttcttttttgaatcattttctaCAATCATTGTGCACTGAATTTTGTTGTGAATGGTTTCACTCTACGCAGGAGAACCACTGGCCCTGTTAGGCGTGCAAGGGGTGGTTGGACGGAAGAGGATGTTAGTCTCTGGGGGAGATTTATTCTTTACTTACTAAGCATGTTTCGATTAAAGTTTGCAAACCTAAGTTTGGGTTAAACTTAAGTTTGCAAAAGCATCCCAAATCTTACTTTTCCGAATCTGAGTTTCCAGGCAAAATATCAAACATACTGTTAGAGAGTAACCAAACATGATCCCAAAATTATTTCTCTCAACACATACAAAAATGTTGATATATTTATGGTTTACTTAGTTGTGAATGGAGTTCGAGATATTTGTTCTCATTACTACTTGTTTTTCCATTGGTAATTGGATTTAGTGCTTTCTTCAACTTGCTGCAGGATGACACATTAACGAATGCTGTTCAAGTTTTTAATGGCAAGAATTGGAAGAAAATAGGTATATACTTTTATTTGCTAAGTAGTGATGaccttttatgttttaatttaaaagtttatgTTGTTATTGCATCCTGGTGAAATGAAAAGTTAGTCAAGTGATTGTTACAATGTAATGAATGTTCGAACTTACTCGAGATATTTGAATTGAAGGACTAAGAAtgtttatttctaaaataaattgcaCAGTAACAAAACTATTTTGCGAAGTTCCTTGTCAGAGTTTTCCATTTGCAGAGCAGACTCATCCATCTCTTGTCTGAAAATATGAAGTAAAAAAAGACTagtatgtaattaaaaaaagactCGAGGATAAGTTTGTTAATGTAAGTAAAAAAAGTCAGAATGAAATTACAGAAACAAATTCCTAAATCTCTATTTGCTTCTTTCCTTGATGTTTGGATAAATTGTTTTTCTGTGAATGAGAATTATTATGTGTGTAAACCAATGGAATTAGTTCGGGTGAGTATAATCAGTATATACATAAGATTTTCGGTACTGAGTGCTTACTGAAAGCATTATGCTTTTTTCATGAAACCAATTTGAAATGTGGCTTGCAGCTGAGTTTTTACCGGGTAAATCAGAAGTTCAATGTCTGCACAGATGGCAAAAAGTTCTTCATCCAGAACTCGTTAAAGGACCTTGGACTCAGGAGGTTGAAACCTAGTCCTTATCTTTTCTATTTGTTAGACAATCCTAATCAATTATTAACTTCTCTTGCTTGGCCCACACAGGAGgatgataaaataattgaaatggtGTCTACACATGGACCTAAAAAATGGTCTTTGATATCTAAGTCTTTGCCTGGTCGAATAGGAAAACAGTGCCGAGAACGGTAGGTTAACTGAAGTTTTTGTGAAAttcttatatatgtatatatatttattataattaatcctTTGTATTTATAAATACTAAACTTCATCTATGATTCATTGGATTGTTTAGCCTTCAAAGTTTTAAAAGCCTTAAATTTCATCTGCATGTTCCTAAGTTTAAGAGGATAACTCATATTTTAGATTGTGTTAGGAGTCCCACATTCAGTAGAATAAACTACTTGATGTGGTACTTAAGCCTTGTAGTTCTCCCACCTAATGGACTAGTCTTTTGGGTTGGACTCTCCTCTTGTGCTTAGATCCTAACGATTGATGCTTTTTGTTGAGAGTCAGACCATGGAAAGGGCTAGCTACCTATAGGCTAGATTAAGGTGCAAACCGAACACTGATTGATGAATTAAGTCGTCCAAGGGAAAATGGCTACCACTGGGTCAGTGTCGATAGAGTGAAAGCTGCAGTGGACGTCGACCCTTAAAAGGGGTTGACAATGTTAGTAGTCCCATATTGAGTAGAATAAACTACTTGATGTGATACTTTTAAACCTTGAGATTCTCCCACCTAATGGACTAGTCTTTTAGGTTGGGCTCTCCTCTTGTGCTTAAGTCCTAACAATTGGGTTATCAAGAAAATCTTCTTTGCAGCCCACATTTTTCACTCTATTTTCCTTGGTTGTCTCCCTCTTTATCAATGGATCAACTTCTTCGTccatcataacttttcaatctttGTTTCTCTTGCTATCTTTGCTtcatttttgctttcttctccACTACAAAGAGTGTGATTCTTGATTATTGAACCTTCTtctttacttttgttttctgatttCAAGAATTGCAATGGGTCATCATCACTCTCAAAATTGCTACCCTTCAAGTTAGTTTCCTGTTTTGTGCTTCCGTCAGAGGTGGCTAGTTCCACCTTTCTGGTCCAAGAACAAGCCTTTGCTTCACTGCATTCTGACCCATTTTCCTCCATGCTATTTTTGTATTGCTGAGTCAAATGAGGATCAACCTCTTCATTATTTGAGGATCTTCCACAGCATATGTTTTAGCTCTAAAATGTTGGTCCTCTCTTTCAAGAACACTATGCAACTCTCCTTTTTGTTGATGTGGTTTTCCTTCTTAATTTGTTCTTCTTGCTTCAAGATACTCAATCTTTCAAAGACGTGGTTACCATAGCGATCTCCGAATCTTTTGATCAATGCTATGGAAAATGACTCCCAATCTGAATTTGGGTTCATTTGGCTTCAAATGTAGAAACAATGCATCACAATATCCTCCATGCACATGAATGCATATTGCAGCTTATGGAATGAAGGAATTTCTTGTACCTCGATAGAGTGTTTCAGCCCTAGAAATCCAACCAATTGGGTCTTCCCCCACGAATGCTCGTAGCTCCCCCTTACCCCAAATTTGTGCTTCCTCCATTTATAACACTGGCTCTCCCTCGAAGACCCGACAGGTCGGACCAAATGTTAGGAACCAAGAAttgaaatgatgaagaaaagaaaaaactttattgaatagtaagaaaagaacaaaaaataggagagaaaactctcctccaagggtttccccttcacaatGGATTTCTCCTTTCACAAAGAGTTAATGCTCAATTTACAATGACAACAAATTTTGCCTCTCTCATATCCTTCTTCCCCTATATATATCTAATAAGCCCCCCTAACTAAGTAACTGACTGACTGACTTATTAATAGCTAACTAACTAACTGACTGACTGACTGACTCGTTAATAACTAACTAAGTGACTCATTAATAGTCTAACTATCTTAACTAGCTCTCCCTTCTCCTTATATCTTAACAGATTGTATTATAAGATTTGACTACAACTCTTAGCTTTGTATATGGGTTactcaaataatcaaattatgCTAGCTTTGTTATTTTTGCGTTTCATTTTTCCTGTTATAACTTATTCTGTTGATTATTGAATCTTCatgaaaaccaaaaatatataggCATTGGCTTTGGTATACATGCTCGTTATCATGAAATTGGTTTCAAACATTTACAGATGGTGCAATCATCTTAATCCTGACATAAAGAAGGATCCCTGGACTCAGGAGGAGGAATTAGCCCTTATGGATGCTCATCGTATACATGGCAACAAATGGGCTGAAATAGCTAAGGTTCTTCATGGAAGGTATACTTTCCAATTAATTCTTTCGCTAgcataaatgaaattaaagtcaaaattaatatttaacaaGTATCACAGAATGCTGTCTTTATCATATTATGCTAATTGTGAAGTATGATTTTAgggtattcttttttctttctaaataataaaattaatcagaGGATGTATTCTAGTTACACTCCATTTGAATGAAATTTTTGTTCACCCACCCACCTGCCACCCCTACAAAGGAAAAAGACACGGAAAATGCATAATGATGAAGAAAAATGCCATAGCAATCATTACCCTATTTATCTATTGAAAACAATATTGATCTTACTTTAATAGTTGTTAAATTtaaaggtttaaatatgtttttaatccctataattattgttaaatttgGTTTTAGTCCTCTAAAAAATTGTTATGATGGTTTTGGCccttgtaaattttaatttgttttagaatGATCTATCACTACACTTGTTGATGATGTGGCAACGGTATGCCTAAATGCATGCCATGTCAGCAATAAAGTGGTGATACTTGATATGGACCATTTTcaagtattttaatttctatgagGAACAAAATCTACTAAATAGTTTTTAGAGGACTAAAACCAAATATGGCCATAGttacaaacatattttagccaATTGTAAATGGCAACTAGCTTCTTCCACTTGTGAGTTTGTCCTTTTCTAGTTTGCATATacatataactttttatattcttCCTGTCATGGTTTTTGACAGAAACTGGTTTAGGATTTGTGTGTTTTGAAAACATCCAGTCTTTGTTACAGAAAGAATACCCTCTGAGCACTGTCAGCATGATAAAAGGGCCAGACGTCACTAATGTATAATGGATCCTCTCTCTACTCCCCTTGTACTCAAGAGACCTGGACTTTCCCTCCTGATTTCCACTCTAAAACCAAAGATGTTCTCTATTCTTTCCTTCCTATTATTTTACCCTCTCATCACTCCCCTTCTAACTAATACAACTAACTATCTTCCTATTATTATAACCGAAGATTGGCCATTCTCGTTAATCAGGGTATGCTAATAGTTTCCATGGACTACTAATTTCTGATGACATTTCTTCATTGTTTGTTGTTTAAATCCCTCACATGCATTGATCAATCTTCTCAATTTCATTaagaacactttttttttttaatttggtacCATTTATAAATCACATTATTGAAATTTGTAAAACggatcactacaaaataacaaaaatactcATCTATGTACCagttgtatgattttttttttcaatattttctggTATATTGAATTATATTTGTGATAAAATGCTTATATacattgtatatttaatttttctgcaGGACTGATAATTCAATAAAGAACCATTGGAATagttctttgaagaaaaagatgaatttcTATTTGGCTACGGGAAGACTTCCCCCCATTGTATCATCATCCAAAACTACAGACATTAATCTGGGTAACAGTGATAAGAATCAACTAGAGTCCTCAGAAACAGTTAGAGAGTTCGGTGATTCTTCAAATGTTCCTGCAAAAGGGTCTGCTGATTCTGACTGCATAGAATGCAATAGATCATCCAACAAAGGTTTCAGCTGTAGTAACTTAGAACCAGTGTTTGGagattattttagaataaacaGTGAGCCAAAATTTGAGAATCCTGGACTCAATGACAACCCAAGAGTTGATCATTGCATGAGTAATGGTGAAAAGAAGAGTTGCAGTTTAACcagaaatttttattcaaaggaAAGTCAAACCCTTGGTTCTTTTTGTTATGAACCAACACTTCCTTTAGATTCTTATTATTCTAATATCTCTGGCCTGCAGCAAAATGAGTTATTTGCTTCGCCAATGATGTCATCTGTTGGTTACTTAACTCCACCTCCGGTGAAGGGAAGTGAATTATGCTCAGAATCTCCTGAATCAATATTGAAAAAGGCAGCTAAAACTTTCCCCACTCCTTCCATCTTGAGAAAGAGGAGTGTAGTCAAAAGACCTGTCACTCCTAGTGCGGTTGCAAAAGGAGTTAATGATTCACATGCTTATAATGAACAAGAGAGAACAAATGATATTACTGGTTCTGAAGTTGTGCGGTTACCTGTGAGTCCAGTAAACAATTGCTATGGGAGTAACATTCCCCATAATAAGGCATTCAACACAACTTCTCCATACCGATCAAGATCCAGGCAAACAGCTATTAAGTGTTTGGAGAAACAACTTGATTTTGCATTTGAAAAAGAGAAGCATGCTCGTAAGATGAAAAAATGTGATGACTGAAGGTTgtcttcataaaattaaattggcAGAGACATAGTTCGTAAGTTGTAAGTCCTTCTTACTTATCGTCCtataattgttcattttttgGAAGGACAGTTCGTTCTCATATAGGAAAGAGACCTGACTAGAAAACTTAATTCACTAGGAACAGAAGGTCTTGATGATATTAGTTGCAGTTTAATAATGCCATAGAATATTTTCATTGTATTAGCAGGAAAATATTCATGTGTGTTGTGAATGTTTGGTGACAATGAATGAATTgagaaaattagttttttttctttctcttccttgTTCAGTCCACTTGGTAATAGTCTTCTTAAAATGTTAATGCAACTTTTATGGAGCTAGAAAAAAAGGTGTATTTGAatatgattttcttattttgtttcacTATAAAAAGTCATTATAAATATCCAATTGTTACCCTTGCATTCCCTGTTACCTTTTCAATTATCTAATCTAACATGgcatatttagttttttttttttacctgaaTTTTGATAACTACTCCTCTGAATTGCAGGGACCACCATTGGTCTTCCCCTTGAAGCTGACTAAATTTTTCTCATAAGTGGTTGACCACAGTTAGCCAATTTTGCAAGTAATTATACTCCATGGATGGTGACAAGCAGAAGCTGTTGGATACGTGTAGATTAAGAGTTTTTGATAGATTCCATTTAATTGTTGATAtgtagttttatatatttttatactgcGCACACAAGTTTTGCACAAATTTATACTCCTAGAATAACAAATATTTGGAAAGTTATTGGAAAGTTTCataacaaattttcatttagcatcttttctttaaatataGAATTACACTACATTTAGTAATGTAACCCTTGTTTTATTTAGTCAGGTAATGTAGTACTTGATTGAAGCACTAGGTAAGGTTGACAGTCACACTCTACCAAGtctaagttttatttatttttttcattcatgattATACATTTATAAAAGATCATctcaaatgaaatgaaaattcaattttattacaataataaattttaattatatattttatactaagTGGGGGATCCATTCAAAAAATAAgcatttaaatgaattaaataagcAATAAATactaacaatattttttgtaaaatattatatattatacattCTTATACTATTATCACAAGGCTTTCAAGTTTCGATACAGCTTGTCCATACCGATTAAGATCCAAGCAAGCCATTATTAAGATGAAAATAATCTAGTGTTGTGATGAATGAAGATTATCTTAATAAATCCAAATTGGTAGAGACATTTTCACACCCCTTTAACACAATAAAATTGTGATTccgttgtgtatttttttctacTGCAACACTGCATTTATTAACTAAACACTTTTTTAAACATAATGACTCAACAttacttttttcttatatgcataacaatcaaattaaatatggaTGCAATCCAAACTATTTATCTGTCGATGCGATCTCAATCATTGATATGACTCATGAAAGAACAATATATCATCTAATATAAATAGCGGTAGGGGTTTGATGCAACTCAACATCTTTGCTTCTTGACATTCACCATATTGCTTAAAACATGGAGAATGTATTTGTTGTTGTGTATTGCGATGGTGACATACTTTCATCATCTGAAGGGATATTGTTTGAATGCCCTAGTGGTCCTAAAGTCGTTATAATAAGTGAGGACATGTCACTTGATGCTTTAAGGAAAACAATTATGGACGCCATTGGTGATTgcaaaatttatattgatttttttactgCCAACATGTTTATGCAAGTGATGGTTGTGTTGAATGCGAGTGTATGAATCTTAAACGCAAGGATGAtgtagaaaaaatgtttttaatctttttgaaATTTAGTAGCAAAGGTTGATTGAGTTGAATGCAATTTTTGGCTGATCTTCAAATGAAATCCTTGTCCTGCTCACAAACCAAGGAAACCAAGATCTGCTGATGAGATCATTGCTCTAATCCGTGATAAATTTGTTTAGTCatgtttttactttataaaaatcatacacgagttttttttttctattttaaagaaaagtttGTATTATTAGTACTTCTTTAGTTGTTGATGTTTGTTTTATGAATCAATTGAAGAAACTGTTGTTATAGTAGAAACAAGTTGTTTAGATGTTAATGAATGcaagaaaaaaagtaattcaACCACAACATAaactagaaaaattaaaacaacaaaagttgtACACACTACATCCAAccataaaaagataataaacaacaacaacttcCTCTGCCACCCTTTCCACCATCCTTGGTTGTCCTCTTCTACTATTTTCGTGTGTCTGAGTTGCACTCAGCTGTCAATTGCAAAGCTTGTTGTATGATCTGATGATGACTCGTGTCGTCTGGAACAACTCTAAGGTCCAACAAGCTCTGCATAGCTCCTAACACCATCTAGAATTAATCCtacaataataattacaattagCAACTATTTTTCAGTGACAATTTAGGAAAGAGAAATCAACAAAATCCAATTTGCATTAGCTAGCAAGAGTAGTCTCCACCTGGTAGATAGTCTGCCAGTAGCTGCCCAGGCTGTGGCTGTACTGGGATGGGCAGTAAACATATATGCAAGACCACGTGGTGGTTGTCTCTCCTCAGGTGGAATGACATGGGGATGGGAAACCTTGTAAAACCAAGGCATATAGTCAGAGTTGCAACAAGGTGGGTGTGCATTGATGCAGTCACTCTATGATGCCTCTTTGCAACATCTTCCCCTTCCTACGAGGGGCCTTCAGGGGGGGGGCGGTGTCCAACAACGTGTGACCTCTACTTTGTGCGAGCcatctaaaaaaaagaaataagtcaGTAATccttcataataaacaattatatttaactaagaaaataaaatagaaaaacattaCATTTGTCTAAAagtaatgaaaaacaaaaacaaaacacgcAACTGAATCACGCCTGTTGTGTGTTTGGACAAAGAACACAACAGAATCATGACTTCATTGTGTGTCTTGACAAATCAACAACAGAATAACAATTCCATTTCggaatttgaaagttaaaaaatacacaatggAATCACAACCCCGTTGTGTCCTTcatcagataaaaaaaaagcaaaaataaatcatgattttgttgtgtatttcaccaaaacacacaaaaaaatctcAATTCCATTGAAcacaaatacacaaaaaaaatataccaaaaaaaagTGTTAGGCAACAAGGATGGAAGAAGCAAAGGAGAAGGATTTTGGGCGAGGGTGTTGGATGAGAATGGAAGGAGAAGGGAAGGCAATGGATAGGAGTaggaagagggagaagggaagggCACATATGGGGGagagggagaaggagaagggCACTGATGGCAAGAGAGGAGGACAATgggggaaaagaaagagaaggggGGTACGGGGAAGAAGGAGGGGTGGAAAATTTTGAAGTTTGGGGCATAATGGTAATTTCAAGGGGAGTAGGTGCCAAAAACAATTTGTGTAGGGGCCAATAATGATTCTCATCAACAAAATAGCTTTTGTTACCCATGTCTTTTTAATTCCAGGCTTGACCAACATTTGACAATCCATTTCAAACTGAATGGTTATAGaagcaaataacacaagaaagggagggggggggggggggattgaattgtgtttttagaaATTTCAAACTTTCTCTTAGACTAAAATCACATTTATTGTTTGATGTGGATTTACCTAAAAACAAATAAGGGATATTATGAAAACTTTATCAGGCGATGGGAAAACAATTTTcttaatagataaaaaagagATGTAAGATCCAAAAACAAATTTGAACCCTTTGTTAGTCAacacaaagaaaagaaataaagaaaaaaacacaaaaattcgAACCCTTTGTCAGTCCACACTCTTCACATGAGAGATTGGTTATTTTGGCGATATCAACAGTTGAAGTTGTTTTACTATGATTTTGGTTACGTTCTCTATCATGGATTTcatttgtgtttgttgtttgaGGGATTCATGTAAGT harbors:
- the LOC114406320 gene encoding transcription factor MYB3R-5-like, giving the protein MAEEKSEQHCSENKQTNANSSSSVSEGSGSAMPKSSTERKSALPSNRRTTGPVRRARGGWTEEDDDTLTNAVQVFNGKNWKKIAEFLPGKSEVQCLHRWQKVLHPELVKGPWTQEEDDKIIEMVSTHGPKKWSLISKSLPGRIGKQCRERWCNHLNPDIKKDPWTQEEELALMDAHRIHGNKWAEIAKVLHGRTDNSIKNHWNSSLKKKMNFYLATGRLPPIVSSSKTTDINLGNSDKNQLESSETVREFGDSSNVPAKGSADSDCIECNRSSNKGFSCSNLEPVFGDYFRINSEPKFENPGLNDNPRVDHCMSNGEKKSCSLTRNFYSKESQTLGSFCYEPTLPLDSYYSNISGLQQNELFASPMMSSVGYLTPPPVKGSELCSESPESILKKAAKTFPTPSILRKRSVVKRPVTPSAVAKGVNDSHAYNEQERTNDITGSEVVRLPVSPVNNCYGSNIPHNKAFNTTSPYRSRSRQTAIKCLEKQLDFAFEKEKHARKMKKCDD